From the Nevskia ramosa DSM 11499 genome, the window CTATACCGATGGCTTCGTGGTGACCACGACGCTCGACTCGACGCGGCAGCTCGCCGCCAACGCCGCGCTCCGAGGCGGCCTGCTGGCCTACGAAGAACGCCACGGCTTCAACGGCGCCGAAGCGAAGCTGCCGCCGGCACTGCTGGCAACCCTGAACGCCAAGCCCTCATCACCGGAAGTGCTGGTGCAGCTGGCGGCGCGGCCGCCAGTGGCCGGCCTGCAGCCGGCCGTGGTGCTCAGCCTGACGCCGGATCTGCTGCGCATGGTCACCGACAACGGCATCGTCGAACTGCCGAAGACCGCGTTCGCCTGGGCCGGCTTCAACGACAAGCGGACGCTTGCCGCCGGCGACATCGTGCGCATCGCCAAGGTCGGGGCGAATCTGCGCTTGACCCAGATCCCCGAAGTGCAGGGCGCTTTTGTCGCGCTTGATCCGCGCGACGGCGGCGTGCAATCGCTGGTCGGCGGCTACGATTTCTTCCTCGGCAACTTCAACCGCGTGACCCAGGCGCGGCGCCAGGTCGGCAGCGGTTTCAAGCCGTTCCTGTACACGGCGGCGTTATCGAAAGGCTACACGCCGGCCTCGATCTTCCTCGACGCGCCGGTGGTGTTCACCTCCAGCGTCAACCCGGACGACGACTGGCGGCCGGGCAACTACGAAGGCAAGTTCCGCGGCCCGATGCGGCTGCGCGATGCGCTGGCGCTGTCGCGCAATCTGGTGTCGGTGAGAGTCGCGCAGGCCGTCGGCATCGAATACACGCGCGAGTTCGCCTCGCGCTTCGGCTTCGACAAATCCCGTCTGCCGGCCGATCTGACCGTCGCCCTCGGCAGCGCCTCGATGACGCCGATGGAGCAGGCCCGCGCCTATGCGGTGTTCGCCAACGGCGGCTTCCTGATCGATCCCTACTTCATCGCGTCGATCACCGACGGCACCGGCCGCGAGGTCTTCCACGCCCGGCCGAAGCTGGCCTGCCCGGTCTGCGATGCGCCGCCGCCGGAACCCGCGCTCGATCCGGTCACCGGTCAGCCAGTCGCCATTCCAGAACCGCTGACGGTGCAGGCGGCCGAGCCGCCGGTGGCGCCGGAAGATCGTGCGCCGCGCGTGCTGGCGTCGACGCTCGACTATCTGATCAGCAGCATGCTGCATGACGTGGTCACACGCGGCACCGCGTCCCAGGTGCGCAGCCTCGGCCGCGACGATCTGGCCGGCAAGACGGCGACCTCGAACGATGAGACCGATGCCTGGTTCAACGGCTTTTCGACGACCTTGGTCGCCGTCGCCTGGGTCGGTTTCGACCAGCCGAAGCCGCTCGGCCGTGGCGAAGTCGGTGGCCGTGCCGCGGTACCGATGTGGATGGATTACATGAAGACCGCGCTGAAAGGCGTGCCGCAGCAGAAGCAGCCGAGGCCGCCGGGCCTGACCGATATCGCGATCAATCCGGCCACCGGCAAGCTGGTGGCTGGCGGCACACCGGGCTCGCTGTCCGAGGTCGTTCAGAGCGATCACCTGCCGCCACCGGATGACGGCATCAGCCCTTACGGCAATCCGGACAACGCCGCCGCCGACATTTTCTGATGAGCCGGCGCAGCACTCCGAGCAGCGGCCACGGCAGCGATCCGAGCCGTGAAGTGATCGCCGAAGCGGCGCGGATCATCTGCGAGGAAGACGTACTCGACTACCGCAGCGCCAAGCTGAAGGCGCTGCAGCGGCTCGGGCAGAAATCTGGACCGGGCAGCCGTGGCGCGCTGCCGGACAACGCCAGCATCCAGGCCGCGGTGATCGAGTATCAGCGGATCTTCGGCGGCAGCGATTACGCCGGCCATCTGATCGCGATGCGCCGCGCCGCCGTGCAGGCGATGAAGCTGTTGCAACCAGGCTTCTCGCCGCGGCTGGTCGGCGCGGTGGTCAGCGGTGCAATCACCTATGCGCATCGCGTGCAGATCCACGGCTTCGCCGATCGCCCGGAGACGCTGGATTTCTTTCTGCAGGATCGCGGCATTCCGTTCGAGCAGGACGAGCGCGACTACCGCTATCCGGACGGCACCGAAGTACCGGTGCCGCTGGCCCGTTTCGAAGCCGGCGAGATCGGCATCGACATCGCGATGTTCGGGCTCGACGATCTGCGCCGCACGCCGCTGTCGCCCAGCGATGGCCTGCCGATGAAGCGCCTGAACCTGGCTGATGCAGAAGCACTGGCGGCGGTCGGCGTCGACGCGATACTCGGCAGTCAGATGCTTGGCTAGAAACTATCGGCTAGCGAGAAGCGAGACAACGAAAAAGGCCAGCTCGAAAGCTGGCCTTTTTTCTGCTGCATCAGACGATCAGCGCGTCGAGATCGCCTGATACTCGCGCACCGGCGCGCCGGTGTAGACCTGACGCGGACGGGCGATCTTCAGCCCGGCCGGATCGGCATTCATCTCGTTCCAATGCGCCACCCAACCGACGGTGCGGGCAATCGCGAACATCGGCGTGAACATGTTCACCGGGATGCCGAGCGCCTTGTAGATGATGCCCGAGTAGAAATCGACGTTCGGGTACAGCTTGCGCGACTTGAAGTAGTCGTCGTTCAGCGCGATCTCTTCCAGCTTCATCGCCAGTTCGAGCTGCGGATCGTTGATCTTCAGTTCCTTGAGCACCTTGTGGCACTGCTCGCGGATGATCGTCGCGCGCGGATCGAAGTTCTTGTACACGCGATGGCCGAAGCCCATCAGGCGGACGCCGGAATTCTTGTCCTTGACCTTGTCCATGAACGGCTGGACGTTCTTCACGTCGCCGATCTCCTCGAGCATCTTCAGCACGGCTTCGTTGGCGCCGCCGTGCGCCGGGCCCCAGAGCGCCGCGATGCCGGACGAGATCGCGGCGTACGGATTGGTGCCGGTCGAACCGGCCATGCGCACGGTGCTGGTCGAGGCGTTCTGCTCGTGATCGGCGTGCAGGATGAACAGCACGTCCAGCGCCTTGGCGGCGACCGGATTGATCTCGTAATCCTCGGCCGGCACCGCGAACATCATGTGCAGCAGGTTCGAGCAGTAATCGAGCGAGTTCTTCGGGTACATGAACGGCTGGCCGAAGTACTTCTTGTACGCGGCGGCCGCGATCGTCGGGATCTTCGCGATCATCCGGTGGGCAAAGATCTCGCGGTGCTTCGGATCCTTGTTGTTGGTGGTGTCGTGATAGAACGCCGACAGCGAACCGACGATGCCGGTGAGCATTGCCATCGGGTGCGCGTCGTAGTTGAAGCCCTTGTAGAAGCTCAGCAGCGACTCGTTGATCATCGTGTGGCGACGGATCGATGCGTCGAACTCGTCGAGCTCGGTCTTGTTCGGCAGCTCGCCGTGCAGGATCAGGTAGGCGACTTCGATGAACGAGGAGTGATTCGCCAGCTGGTCGACCGGATAGCCGCGATACAGCAGCACGCCCTGGTCGCCATCGATGTATGTGATCGCGCTCTTGCACGAGCAGGTCGACGTGAAGCCGGGATCGTAGGTGAACAGATCCATCTTGTCGTAGACCTTGCCGACATCGGCGCCAGCCGGCCCCAGCGTGCCTTTCACCAGCGGCAGATCGACCTTCTCGCCGGTTTCGTTGTTCAGCAGGCTGTAGCTCGTCGTCATCGCATCTTCTCCGTCGGACTGTTGGGACGGCATTCCGTCCCGCAAGAAATGTGCAGTGCCGCAATCAATCCGCACAAAAACCCTGCGCACACCGTGTGGGGCGGCATTAGGTTCTTGGGGGATCTCCCGGCGAGTCCGGCAAGCATAACGATTTTCGTCGCCCTTCGGCCATAGCCTGCCCTGATCAAAACAGGGGATTCCCGCAGTTTCCTCTGCTGAAGCAGAGCTCGACCCCTTCCGATGCCGGAAGCGGACATAAAAAAGCCGCCCGGAGGCGGCTTTTCGAAGCGACGGCTGACGACAGCTCAGGAAGCGTAGCGCTTGCGGAACTTGTCGATACGGCCGCCGATGTCGGCAACCTTCTGCTTGCCCGTGTAGAACGGGTGCGAAGCGCTGGACACGTCCAGGTTCAGCAGCGGATAGGTCTTGCCGTCGATCACGATCGTTTCACGCGGCTTCAGCGTGGTACGGATGATGAAGGTCTTGTCGGCGGAGTTGTCCTTGAAGGCAACTTCGGAATATTCGGGATGGATGTCGGGCTTCATGGCGTCCTCGGAGGTTGGTGCCTACCGGACAGCGGAGGGCGAAAGGACGCGGAGTCTAATGAACTGGCCGGATCGAGGCAAGTCCCTTGTCCGTACAGCGGCCTCAGTCGCTCTCGGCTTCGACGTCGACCGTGTGCTCGTCCAGATCGTCCGACACCCAGACCCGCACCGTCATTGGCCGGCAGCAGACGCTGCAGTCCTCGCTGTAGGTCTGCGAGCCGGCGCTGAGATCGATGGTCAGCGGAATGATTTCCCAGCAGGCCGGACAGGTGACCTTGGTTTCTTCGAGGATGCCGTCGTCTTCGGCGTCATCGACCGCTTCGACGACTTCCTTGACGCTGATCGTGTACTCCTCGTCCTCGTCGACCAGCAGCCGCACGGTCATCGGCGAGTCGCAGACACAGCATTCCTCGACCCAGGTTTTCGAGCCCTTGTCCGGATCGACCGTCAGCGGGATCGATTCGTGGCAGGCCGGACAGATGACTTCGGCTTCTTCGCGCATGGTCGGTAGTGCGGAGTTAGAGGCAGGATCAGAGAAACTCGCTGATTAGTGTATTCAGATGCGCGCGGCCGAGGGCAGTCGGAAGGATGACCGCGTCATCCTGCTCGAGCAAACCTCGTGCCGCCAGCTTCGCCAGTCTGGGTCCGATTTCGGACCGTGCAAGCCCGGTCCGCGCCTCGAACAGCGCCGGACTGAAGCCTTCGTTCAGGCGCAGCGCATTCATCGCGAACTCGAACGGCAGCTCCGGTGCGCCGACTTGCCGCTGTTCCTGCAGCGC encodes:
- a CDS encoding penicillin-binding protein 1A, which translates into the protein MSPDRRRLVGRIALIGLLVLTVAAVGGFLMLRAWVMPQLPSVASLHEIRLGVPLRVYTRDGKLIGEFGAERREPLTYAQLPKPLVQAFLAAEDDRFFEHSGVDVAGLARAAVVLATTGQKRQGGSTITMQLARNVYLTNERSFTRKIKEIFLARKIETELSKEQILELYLNRIFLGNRAYGVGAAASVYFGREVSKLTVGEMALIAGLPKAPSRDNPLNNADRAKNRRDYVLRRMHDLGYIDDSAWKTATAEPITAFEHPALVEVEASYVAEMVRAELYAKHGEATYTDGFVVTTTLDSTRQLAANAALRGGLLAYEERHGFNGAEAKLPPALLATLNAKPSSPEVLVQLAARPPVAGLQPAVVLSLTPDLLRMVTDNGIVELPKTAFAWAGFNDKRTLAAGDIVRIAKVGANLRLTQIPEVQGAFVALDPRDGGVQSLVGGYDFFLGNFNRVTQARRQVGSGFKPFLYTAALSKGYTPASIFLDAPVVFTSSVNPDDDWRPGNYEGKFRGPMRLRDALALSRNLVSVRVAQAVGIEYTREFASRFGFDKSRLPADLTVALGSASMTPMEQARAYAVFANGGFLIDPYFIASITDGTGREVFHARPKLACPVCDAPPPEPALDPVTGQPVAIPEPLTVQAAEPPVAPEDRAPRVLASTLDYLISSMLHDVVTRGTASQVRSLGRDDLAGKTATSNDETDAWFNGFSTTLVAVAWVGFDQPKPLGRGEVGGRAAVPMWMDYMKTALKGVPQQKQPRPPGLTDIAINPATGKLVAGGTPGSLSEVVQSDHLPPPDDGISPYGNPDNAAADIF
- a CDS encoding citrate synthase; its protein translation is MTTSYSLLNNETGEKVDLPLVKGTLGPAGADVGKVYDKMDLFTYDPGFTSTCSCKSAITYIDGDQGVLLYRGYPVDQLANHSSFIEVAYLILHGELPNKTELDEFDASIRRHTMINESLLSFYKGFNYDAHPMAMLTGIVGSLSAFYHDTTNNKDPKHREIFAHRMIAKIPTIAAAAYKKYFGQPFMYPKNSLDYCSNLLHMMFAVPAEDYEINPVAAKALDVLFILHADHEQNASTSTVRMAGSTGTNPYAAISSGIAALWGPAHGGANEAVLKMLEEIGDVKNVQPFMDKVKDKNSGVRLMGFGHRVYKNFDPRATIIREQCHKVLKELKINDPQLELAMKLEEIALNDDYFKSRKLYPNVDFYSGIIYKALGIPVNMFTPMFAIARTVGWVAHWNEMNADPAGLKIARPRQVYTGAPVREYQAISTR
- a CDS encoding type B 50S ribosomal protein L31; the encoded protein is MKPDIHPEYSEVAFKDNSADKTFIIRTTLKPRETIVIDGKTYPLLNLDVSSASHPFYTGKQKVADIGGRIDKFRKRYAS
- a CDS encoding CPXCG motif-containing cysteine-rich protein, whose translation is MREEAEVICPACHESIPLTVDPDKGSKTWVEECCVCDSPMTVRLLVDEDEEYTISVKEVVEAVDDAEDDGILEETKVTCPACWEIIPLTIDLSAGSQTYSEDCSVCCRPMTVRVWVSDDLDEHTVDVEAESD